Part of the Pyricularia oryzae 70-15 chromosome 3, whole genome shotgun sequence genome, TTTAGTACAGTTCTTGGTTTCAAAATCCACTGTAAAGCTTTCCCATCTCTTTTACTCCCGGTATTATCACAAATTCATCCCTATGTCGGCTGTCTTTCTCCAGAGAAAACTGTCTCTCCGTCACGTTTGGAGCCCAAAGACCCGACGCATTGGGCTGGTCATACATCCAAAGGTCGTAAGCAGCAGAACAGTTACTTTCTGCAATTATATCCATCTCGCTCTGAGCCGCCGTTGAGCGGGGCCGCAGTGCCAGTGTAATTGCTTGCAACTGTAATTCGGAACGAAAGGTTGGATTCTCAGCTCAGGTCACTCGAGAAGAGTAGTGTGGGCTGCACGGGGGCGACGAGGGTGCGGTGCGACAGAACTAAACGGCGAGAGTGGGCGGCAACCCATGAGTAGAATGGCGCACTTTAACCGTGTGTACAAGTGGGTGGACTACCTCTCCTTGGATGAGTCTAGGTGAGGCCACTGCCACTGCCACCACTCCGATATAAAAGCAGGTTGGACAACGACACAAGTGAGACTGTGAGACAAGTAAATCTACTctcaataataataataataatacaaTTTCATTATTATTACCTATCTCTCAAACATGACCGCCCTTTTTCCTATTTTGATCAAGCCGGTAACCATTTACCATCCGTTCCACCAGGTGTAGTTGTTGGTCTGCTCAGCACTGTCCCAGTGCAGCGGCGAGCTCGAGTCGTCGGGGCGCTCGGTCCAGGCCTTGGCCAGTCCCATCCAGAGCTTGACGTCCTTCCAGACGGTCGTCTCGGTCGCATCCGTCTTCTTGTCCGACCCAAAGGCGCCGGTGAAGAAGCTGAGGGCGGTGCTGTCGGTGCGCACTGGGTAGATGCGGCTGGTGAGGGCGAAGCGGTCGTTGACAAAGACCTCGAGCAGCGACTTGTCGTAGACGATGGTGAACTTGATGTCCTCGGCCGCGCCGCCCGCGGTCTTGTAAGGGGCAAAGTGTCCCTCGTGCGTGTAGTTGCTAAAAATGCCGACGAGCGAGCTGCTGTGGTCGCGGCGCACGCCGATCGTCTTGGCCGCAGCGTCGTAAACGATGCTGGTGTACTCGGAGTTGTCGGGGCTCTGAGCGATAACGATGCCCGCGGTGCCGTTGGGGGCGGCCAGGGTCGCGGTCAGGACGTACGAGTCGCCGACGTTCTCCGAGACCTTCTTGGGCGTgccggccgtgacggtgGCGACGTCAAAGGTGTTgagggcggcgcccgtcttgaGCTTCTCTATAACGTCGGGCAGCGGCCTGATCCCCAGAGTCTGGGCGGTAAAGGCGCCATTGTCGGGGATCCACTCGTTGCCGTCGACGTAGTCGTGCTTCTGCACGCCCCGAGTCTCCATGAGGAAGAGCTCCGTGGGCAGGGTAATGGCACCGGCGTAGCCCATGGTCCTGGCGACGGCGAGCTCCACGTCGTCCTCGATGTCCTCGTTGGCCCAGCCCCACATGACCCGCCTTTCCTGGTTGCCCTTGCGCGAGTCGACGAACGAGGCCTGGGCGTACGACAGACCCCAGTCCACGGCGCCGCCGGACGAGGGCTTCAGCTCGATGCTGCCGTTGGCGCGCGGCGAGAGGTTACCGCGCGCCCAGACGGCCCACTGCTCGCGCACGTGGCGCGTGGTGTTGCCACCCTCGGCTCCAGTGGTCACGAAAAAGGCGCCGTCGTCGCTGCCGTTGGCCTTGAGCTCGAACAGGCCGCTGACCTCAAAGTTGTAGCCAAAGGAGCCCGTGACGTCGGGGTTGCCCAAGCTGGAGTTGGCGGCGGGTTCCCAGAGAGCGCCGAGAAACTTCCAATCGGTGAGGTTGGATGCCGGAGCTGTGTAAAGCGGCATGCGCGGGCCGATGTACCCCGGGCGGGCGGCACCGGGGAGCTCGGCGGGGACGTCGGGGCCCTTGAGGCCCGAGCCCAGCACGGCGTAGTAGTGTGGTTCCGAGACGTTGCGCATGGCGTCCAGGTCCGGGTTGGGGAAAAAGGAAGGGTCGCGGAAGCCCGTGACGTTCCAACCCTCGGGAGGGCCGGGAATCGCGATGCCTTGCTCCTGCCAGGTGAGGCCGGCGTCCTTGCTAGTGAAAAGAGCCTGAACCTCGGTGCCATTTTGGTAGTGAATTTTCCAGTTGGTGGGCAGGCGGTGAATACCGGTCAGGAAGGTCAAAAGGGTTCCGTCGTGCTCGCCCTGAAGGTTTACCGGCTGTGTGGTTCCGGTAAACACGGACAAGGGCGAGGTCTTGTAGTGGGATGCAGCGAGTGAGACGGCGGTGTCGTTTTCCCACCCCCCGACGTCAGTCCAGTGGAAGAGATCCTTGGAAACGGCGTGGCCCCACGAAACGTTACCCCAGCCGACGTGGTTGGGGTGGAATTGGTAGTGAAGGTGGTACGTGTCGGTGGCCGGGTCGTGGACGGCACCGCAAGGGTCGTTCATCCAGCCCGAGGGCGCAATGAAGTGCGAGCGAGGCCTCCATCGTGTGAACAAGCTGTTGTTGCCCGCCTTATTCAGCAGCCAGTCCGCAGTTAACGGCTGGGGCACCGGAGGGGCTtgagcggcggcggaggagaCGAGCGCCAGAAGCGCCGATGACACAAATGTGAATTTCATCGTGCTGGTATTATTAACGAGGGACGGGAGCGGAACAGATTACACTCGACAACGACGGGGCGGAAGAGGGTGGTGGGAAGCCGGAGAACCCGAGATCAAGGGAGCGAAAGAAAGGGTGACATGTCGATCTTtttgtacctttttttttttcctcttctctTCTCCTTCTCTCGGTGCCCAAGATTAACTTTGCTCCGTACGTATGCTCCGCAGCCAAGTTACATTCCCTAATTTGGCACCCGAGTCAGTAGCAGTACGACTTTTTCACCAGAACTCCCCAGCTTTCATCACGAGATGCGGGGAACTTTGCGGGGCCCATGCATTCCGGTGTCTTGGGTTGTGAAATGAGTAAATGACGCGTGGGATTAGCACCAATTTTTCTGCAGCCAGCTCGGTCGTTTTGCGGAGACCGCCAAGGGTATATGAGTGGTTGACGTGGAGGGAGCCTGGGAGTTGTTTGCACCTTATTTtcgttaccaaagttcgttGAGCTCCTGAGAACTCTCGTCTAGAAAATTTCTGCGGAAGGCTTTTTGACATTGGGCCACAGCTTCCCTCGCTTTCAAAATCAAGGGAATCCAGTTCATGACGTCGTTCTGCGACTGTCGACAGAAATTAGCGGTTTGGGTCTGAGTTGGAGAAGTTGGGGGACCCCTGCTATCCCATCAAGTGggggataaaaaaaagacgtaCACAAAAAGCGCATTGTTGTACTTGACTATTGTTTTTGATCCCACATGTTCCCCCATATACAATAGCTATTCTATATTATACAAGGCAGCATGTCAATCACCTAGCTACCAATGCTCATGTGTGTtattgttattttttttcttcgcatTGCAATTTTTTTGCCATGTTTGGCTGGAGCATTTTCTGTGCTACGTGGTAGGGATTGTTGCCCCGCTTGCCGTCCGCCCTTGGACGGCACTCCTAACTCTTGTCTCTGTCCTTGGTGGCTGTCAAATACCCACTTCTTTCTCCACGCCAAGAGGCCGTTGCCGTGGTTTGCCTCGCTGAGCAAAAATTGAACCTAATCCGCAGGCTTGGAAAACGTTAATACAACTTGTTTGGTACACCGTCACGGTGAACAGGTGGTCCTGATTGATATCACCAGCCGCTTGGTCCCGAAGCCAGGCTTGTCATGCAAACAAAGACGATTCCCAGCAGCCGACGGTTACGTAACGACAAGGGTTTGGATCGACGCCGACCTTGGGCCATGCGTGAATGCCACATTTACCACAGCTGACAACAGGAGGGCCTAGTTGACAAGTTGTGTGCCCTTGGTGCCAAACGGCGGAGATTTTAatctaggtctagttctaggtctagtctagaaatAGAATCATGTGACCGTTCCCCATTTGCGGACTTTTTTCTGTTGTGTCCGATTGCTTGTACAAACAGTTCAGGGCAGGCATTTTTCTTTCCAATTCCACCTGAAAATTTAATACAGGACAAATGCATTGATGCCAATGACTCAAACCCCGTAGATCGAAATAGCGTGTTGAGAAGAGGGGATCCTGACCGAAATATTCGGTACCAAGAAGCTGCCAAGCCGGTGAAGACGCGACGAGAGTATTTTGAGGTAGCTATTGGTCCTGCCCCCTATCCGCAAGCAATGCGTTGATTACGCTTAGCGTCCAAATTTAGCGTTCACCATTATTCAATCCGCGAGATTAACCATTCACACACAAACCGCCGACAGTttattatatatattttCCTCTGTAATTAAACACTGCTCTACAAGTCCCCACTGCCATGAAGCCAAAACACGTTCAACACGTGCAATTCAAATAGGCTCGTTCTTACCGACATGCAGCTCGGTATTGCCGCCATACACATAATCTGATAGAATGGGTGCAATCATGGTTAACCCTTGTGGCCATACATGAAGCACGCCATTTTTGCCTACTTATCTCACTGAATTAAGAAACAATTTGCTTCCCGATACGATTGGtttctccaaaaaaaaaaatctgcaAATAGACGCGAGGCCTAAAACCGCCCTGCAAATTTCAACCTTTGGTAAAATTGGCGAGGTTAACGATTTGTAATTTTATTTTGAAGGAAAATATTATGTAAATATCACGTGTGTGCGACAATTTACAAAAGCCTTATAACTGGGACCGACGAGGTACTTGCTAAATGTAATCTCAATGCTCAAACTAGAACCCCTTGCTGCGCAAAGTGGACCGAGCGCTCCATATCAACGGCGAAAAATGACAAAGCGTCCTCAGACCTGAAGCGAAGCGATCTTCCACAGGTATGAAATGCAAAGCCACAATTAAGTCACGGCAACGCGGCTCAAAAAGCAGATTTCAAGCTCAGCCCTGGTCGATCCAAGATGGCGACAGAACAAGCCAGGAAATCGACCAGAGAGACACCATCACCGAGATATATTCAGTTATCAAGGGGGACGACTGACGAATTGTAGAAATATTTTGCCATACTCTTCCGGTTGGACGATGCGGAATATATGGACTTCCATCTTTGTTACTCGAGTATTATTGGGAGAATGTTATCAACTCGCAACTCCCTACCACAGCTAGTTACAAATAGAGTTTAATCGTCAGTTGAAGGACAAATATAATGTTTTATCGAGCTGCATAACAGGTTTTACTGTATGTTCCTTCAAATGGTGTAATGTGCAAATAAACCAGGTTACCTGCAGAAAATATCTCCCTGTCCAGGTCATTTGTTCTACCAAGTTTCCGATCCGGCCTTGACGTGACACGCGACGTCCAAAATCGATCACGCAAAATTTGACTTCCGGTAAAATTAGCCAAGGTCAGCGATCTGTCACGGCTGGGATATGGCACCAGTATCATTGTGGCAGTTACGTCACATCTTTTGGCCTGATTGCAGGTGAAACCAATGCCTCGATGAACCCCCTTGACGTGCTTAACCTGCTCACTGAGCAAGCGATGGAAAGCCTCAACGTTATTTTGTCCCACGCTGGCTAGAGGGACTGTCACCCAAGCAATACGGCCGTTCATCGCAAGCTATAAGTTTTTACCTCATTTTATCGCTTCCAATCTCCCGCAGCATCGGAGTTGACACTTATCGATATCCTGAAGGTGCCGTCTCTCGGAAACGCAAGGAATACGTCGATGCAGTCAGATGCTTGAGGAAGAAGCCAGGCTAGTTGAACAAACCTGGACCGCGGCAGCACAGAGAGATACGGCGGCTTTGCAGCCCTGCTTGTCAACCAGACTTAGTTTATTCATGTCAATGGTCACTTTCTAACCTGGCATTGATGCTTGCTATAAAGATACGATGGGCTTTTGGAGGGATGTGCCTACAACGGGGAGGAGCCTCTAACCTTTTTGCTTGTTCATTTGGATATTGTGCAGCTCAACTCTTGAATACGTAGGGCGTTTTTGTCAAGGAGCCACTTTTAGTAGTCAGCAGTCACTTTCAAGCCCGACCCAGTATTAATACAGACGGAAAAACCAACACTTATTCCCCACTggtaactacctacctactcacCTACTTATTAACCTGCTACTGACCTCCCTATATATGCATGCTGTCCGTCCAGATATACTTATTTTCACGAGTTTCAAAGATCAGTGCGGACGCAGATTATGTATTACAAATATGACTACTAAGTACTGAAAGTGCGTCTTGATGAAAACGCCCAATATGACGCCGAGCTGACAGCGAGTCGTCCCGCTAGTACTGGAAGTGGTTTCTGACAATGAATAAAACTCGTCCCGTTTTCTCCATGGCAGAAACACAAGCCTTGGCTGTGACGGTGACTTCATTCAACAAAACGACCCCCTAGGGCGGCAGGACAAGTCTACATCCCTTTTAGTGAAGTGTGGCGGTTTCCGTCAAAAACCCCCCCCCAATTGTATAGAATGTACAAGCTCATGAGCCGTGCTAGGCAATGTCCGCACCTTCGGGCGGTATTGGCGACCAGCTAGTAGCGAATTAGGCACCCGCTGTGCAGATTAAGATCGTGTACTGGATGGCCGGAGGTGAGTGCTCGTTAGTCTAAACCTAATTCAGAGCCCCTTGTTTCAATATCTCAGTGACTTACATAGCTTTCTTGCTTTCCTTTATTTTATCGTATAAACTCTTGGCAAACATACGATCGTTGTTTAGAAAGGTATCATATCTTTGATGGACAAATTGCCGGCACCATGTTGCAGCTAGATTAAATGGAAGGAATTATTGTCGTTAGACTTATCAACACTGCAAGTATAACCTGTTGTGTTGAAGAGAATGTACATACCAAAATCGAGTATTTCTTCATCCGTGTAAGGCTTGGTCGGACCGGCCCATTTGTAGCTATTCGGCTTCTTGGTTTTTTCATAAGTTTTGGTTTCACGGTTATAATCATGATTAGGTTTCCAAGGTGTTTCAACCCGACGTGCAGAAGTTCTGCCACCCAAAACGTATCTTTCCAGGCCACCCCCAGTATCCATTTGGAAAACAGTTCCAACAAAGTCGCAATTTTCATTCTGATCGCAATTGACCCGACCGTTCACCAACCCCCTACGGGAGTGGAACGGTATAGCTTTGTTCAAACCTGTGTCAGGGATGGTTTCGTAGATGGCATAAGATTGTTTTCCAGTTAGGTCCAAATTGACACCTGCTTGACGGGCGAGATTTTGAACGAAATTGAAATTTTCGGTGTGTGCGGCAACCAGGAATGGAGTAAGGCATAACATGGTTAGAAGGAATAGGGGTGCCATAATGGTTTTGATAAAGAGTGGGTAGACGGGAATTTACAGAGGGTAAAAAGGGGAAGAGCACTAGACTAGTAGGATATATTTGAAAGCCTGGGAGCGAGCGCAAGATGAACAAAGGTTTGGTTTTTTGCCAGTCGAGAACTGTAATGTGCTAGTAAGTTACCCCTCTGGAATAAAGGGTACAAACGTCGTTTTATACGCGCTCTTTATTTAATTGATTCCTACTCCTTCCAAAGTTGCATACAAAGAAATATGCGGGATACTTGCTTAACCGTTGCCGGGATTGCCTAGTTTAATATGTCATTTGCGCACTTATTTATATACCGGCGAATTAGGTACATATGCAAAAAAACATTACGAACCCACCTATTTATAACTACCTAGAATAGAACACTGGGGGTACTTACCATAATATCGCGCGAAAACTTTTCGCCCCTATCACCGTACATTTATGCGTGGGTTTCCTAATTTAAGTGTTCGCGAGGAATTTTAAATGCCtaaatttattttttatacAAAGGCTATTACCAAAACAGGAAATATTTACAAGAGTTGCACTGTTAAGAATAATATCATCAAAGGGATTTTTACCTTCACTGTTATAACATATACTTTTGGTATTTAATaaatattttgttttattctAATTCGCGGTTTTAAATATTCTTTTCGTTAACGGGTTTACCGTAGTACGGGTTGGTATATTTTTACGTGCCCGCAAAGAATTAGTAACTGGTATTGCTAGTTTTAAAACTTATCCCTAAAGTCCAAAATTCCACAATTAAACCTGTGGTTCGATTCGTGACTTTAGTTATACCCGTGGGTCCAACCAAAAGATTTACTGGTTGCGGTTTAAGGACAATTTGTCGATTTTCGCCGTATATAGCGGTGAATTCTCTATTTTTAGGAAACGGGACTCGCGACATAGGATGCGCGCAGCGGGTAAGCGAATCTCGTCAGGGATAATTATTCGCGATGCGGATCTCGATGTCGCGCGAGGGCATCGCACAAACGCGGGGCCTCATTTTGCTAAATATGCCGTTACCCGTTAGACTCGCACCATAAAGAGAGAAGGAAGAGTCAGGGAAGTGAAACGCAGATGTGGACAAACTCACATTGACGACAAGACTAGCCATGAAGGTGGCATATCGCGCGATCCAGCTGGC contains:
- a CDS encoding levanase yields the protein MKFTFVSSALLALVSSAAAQAPPVPQPLTADWLLNKAGNNSLFTRWRPRSHFIAPSGWMNDPCGAVHDPATDTYHLHYQFHPNHVGWGNVSWGHAVSKDLFHWTDVGGWENDTAVSLAASHYKTSPLSVFTGTTQPVNLQGEHDGTLLTFLTGIHRLPTNWKIHYQNGTEVQALFTSKDAGLTWQEQGIAIPGPPEGWNVTGFRDPSFFPNPDLDAMRNVSEPHYYAVLGSGLKGPDVPAELPGAARPGYIGPRMPLYTAPASNLTDWKFLGALWEPAANSSLGNPDVTGSFGYNFEVSGLFELKANGSDDGAFFVTTGAEGGNTTRHVREQWAVWARGNLSPRANGSIELKPSSGGAVDWGLSYAQASFVDSRKGNQERRVMWGWANEDIEDDVELAVARTMGYAGAITLPTELFLMETRGVQKHDYVDGNEWIPDNGAFTAQTLGIRPLPDVIEKLKTGAALNTFDVATVTAGTPKKVSENVGDSYVLTATLAAPNGTAGIVIAQSPDNSEYTSIVYDAAAKTIGVRRDHSSSLVGIFSNYTHEGHFAPYKTAGGAAEDIKFTIVYDKSLLEVFVNDRFALTSRIYPVRTDSTALSFFTGAFGSDKKTDATETTVWKDVKLWMGLAKAWTERPDDSSSPLHWDSAEQTNNYTWWNGW